GCGTACCGCTTTAATGGGCGAACAGCCCAACCCTTGGGACCGACTCCAGCCCCAGGATGCGACGAGCCGACATCGAGGTGCCAAACCATCCCGTCGATATGGACTCTTGGGGAAGATCAGCCTGTTATCCCCGGGGTACCTTTTATCCGTTGAGCGACGGCGCTTCCACAAGCCACCGCCGGATCACTAGTCCCGACTTTCGTCCCTGCTCGACCCGTCGGTCTCACAGTCAAGCTCCCTTGTGCACTTACACTCAACACCTGATTGCCAACCAGGCTGAGGGAACCTTTGGGCGCCTCCGTTACTCTTTAGGAGGCAACCGCCCCAGTTAAACTACCCATCAGACACTGTCCCTGATCCGGATCACGGACCCAGGTTAGACATCCAGCACGACCAGACTGGTATTTCAACGACGACTCCACCCACACTGGCGTGTGAGCTTCAAAGTCTCCCAGCTATCCTACACAAGCCGAACCGAACACCAATATCAAACTGTAGTAAAGGTCCCGGGGTCTTTCCGTCCTGCTGCGCGAAACGAGCATCTTTACTCGTAGTGCAATTTCACCGGGCCTATGGTTGAGACAGTCGAGAAGTCGTTACGCCATTCGTGCAGGTCGGAACTTACCCGACAAGGAATTTCGCTACCTTAGGATGGTTATAGTTACCACCGCCGTTTACTGGCGCTTAAGTTCTCAGCTTCGCCCCACCGAAATGGAGCTAACCGGTCCCCTTAACGTTCCAGCACCGGGCAGGCGTCAGTCCGTATACATCGCCTTACGGCTTCGCACGGACCTGTGTTTTTAGTAAACAGTCGCTTCTCGCTGGTCTCTGCGGCCACCCCCAGCTCGGAGTGCAAGACTCGTCACCGGATGTGGCCCCCCTTCTCCCGAAGTTACGGGGGCATTTTGCCGAGTTCCTTAACCATAGTTCACCCGAACGCCTCGGTATTCTCTACCTGACCACCTGAGTCGGTTTAGGGTACGGGCCGCCATGAAACTCGCTAGAGGCTTTTCTCGACAGCATAGGATCATCCACTTCACCACAATCGGCTCGGCATCAGGTCTCAGCCGTATGCAAGGCGGATTTACCTACCTTGCGGCCTACACCCTTACCCCGGGACAACCACCGCCCGGGATGGACTACCTTCCTGCGTCACCCCATCACTCACCTACTAACCGCTTGGTTCGGCGGCTCCACCACTCCCCTCAACTCCGAAGAGATCAGGGCGGCTTCACGGCCTTAGCATCACGATGCTCGATGTTTGACGCTTCACAGCGGGTACCGGAATATCAACCGGTTATCCATCGACTACGCCTGTCGGCCTCGCCTTAGGTCCCGACTTACCCTGGGCAGATCAGCTTGACCCAGGAACCCTTAGTCAATCGGCGCAAACGTTTCTCACGTTTGTATCGCTACTCATGCCTGCATTCTCACTCGTGAACCGTCCACAACTCGCTTCCGCGGCTGCTTCACCCGGCACACGACGCTCCCCTACCCATCCATACAGGCGTTGGCCCTATTGTATGAATGACACGACTTCGGCGGTACGCTTGAGCCCCGCTACATTGTCGGCGCGGAATCACTAGACCAGTGAGCTATTACGCACTCTTTCAAGGGTGGCTGCTTCTAAGCCAACCTCCTGGTTGTCTGTGCGACTCCACATCCTTTCCCACTTAGCGTACGCTTAGGGGCCTTAGTCGATGCTCTGGGCTGTTTCCCTCTCGACCATGGAGCTTATCCCCCACAGTCTCACTGCCGCGCTCTCACTTACCGGCATTCGGAGTTTGGCTAAGGTCAGTAACCCGGTAGGGCCCATCGCCTATCCAGTGCTCTACCTCCGGCAAGAAACACACGACGCTGCACCTAAATGCATTTCGGGGAGAACCAGCTATCACGGAGTTTGATTGGCCTTTCACCCCTAACCACAGGTCATCCCCCAGGTTTTCAACCCTGGTGGGTTCGGTCCTCCACGAAGTCTTACCTCCGCTTCAACCTGCCCATGGCTAGATCACTCCGCTTCGGGTCTTGAGCGTGCTACTGAATCGCCCTGTTCGGACTCGCTTTCGCTACGGCTTCCCCACTCGGGTTAACCTCGCAACACACCGCAAACTCGCAGGCTCATTCTTCAAAAGGCACGCAGTCACGAGACACCAAGCAAGCTTGATGTCCGACGCTCCCACGGCTTGTAGGCACACGGTTTCAGGTACTATTTCACTCCGCTCCCGCGGTACTTTTCACCATTCCCTCACGGTACTATCCGCTATCGGTCACCAGGGAATATTTAGGCTTAGCGGGTGGTCCCGCCAGATTCACACGGGATTTCTCGGGCCCCGTGCTACTTGGGTGTCTCTCAAACGAGCCGCTGATGTTTCGACTACGGGGGTCTTACCCTCTACGCCGGACCTTTCGCATGTCCTTCGCCTACATCAACGGTTTCTGACTCGTCCCACGGCCGGCAGACCGTGGAAGAGAGATCCCACAACCCCGCACACGCAACCCCTGCCGGGTCTCACACGTATACGGTTTGGCCTCATCCGGTTTCGCTCGCCACTACTCCCGGAATCACGGTTGTTTTCTCTTCCTGCGGGTACTGAGATGTTTCACTTCCCCGCGTTCCCTCCACACTGCCTATGTGTTCAGCAGCGGGTGACAGCCCATGACGACTGCCGGGTTTCCCCATTCGGAAACCCCCGGATCAAAGCCTGGTTGACGACTCCCCGGGGACTATCGTGGCCTCCCACGTCCTTCATCGGTTCCTGGTGCCAAGGCATCCACCGTGCGCCCTTAAAAACTTGGCCACAGATGCTCGCGTCCACTGTGCAGTTCTCAAACAACGACCAACCACCCATCACCCCGAGACGAATCCCGAGTGCACTGGGGCCGGCAACTGAAGGAAACTCATTCCCTCAGATACCCAACAGCGTGCCCGGCCAAGTCCCGTCCGGTGATCGTGCGTTCCACGCTCCGAAGAGCAGTACTGGCAGCCACCGGCCCGAAACCGGACCGAATAGTCAACGTTCCACCCATGAGCAACCAGTGCGAGACATTCGCTCGCATGCTGGCCTCTGACCAGCCAGAGGCTGGTAAGAAGTGCTCCTTAGAAAGGAGGTGATCCAGCCGCACCTTCCGGTACGGCTACCTTGTTACGACTTCGTCCCAATCGCCAGTCCCACCTTCGACAGCTCCCTCCCACAAGGGGTTGGGCCACCGGCTTCGGGTGTTACCGACTTTCGTGACGTGACGGGCGGTGTGTACAAGGCCCGGGAACGTATTCACCGCAGCAATGCTGATCTGCGATTACTAGCGACTCCGACTTCATGGGGTCGAGTTGCAGACCCCAATCCGAACTGAGACCGGCTTTTTGAGATTCGCTCCACCTTGCGGTATCGCAGCTCATTGTACCGGCCATTGTAGCACGTGTGCAGCCCAAGACATAAGGGGCATGATGACTTGACGTCGTCCCCACCTTCCTCCGAGTTGACCCCGGCGGTCTCCCGTGAGTCCCCAGCACCACAAGGGCCTGCTGGCAACACGGGACAAGGGTTGCGCTCGTTGCGGGACTTAACCCAACATCTCACGACACGAGCTGACGACAGCCATGCACCACCTGTACACCGACCACAAGGGGGCGACCATCTCTGGCCGTTTCCGGTGTATGTCAAGCCTTGGTAAGGTTCTTCGCGTTGCGTCGAATTAAGCCACATGCTCCGCCGCTTGTGCGGGCCCCCGTCAATTCCTTTGAGTTTTAGCCTTGCGGCCGTACTCCCCAGGCGGGGCACTTAATGCGTTAGCTGCGGCACGGACAACGTGGAATGTTGCCCACACCTAGTGCCCACCGTTTACGGCGTGGACTACCAGGGTATCTAATCCTGTTCGCTCCCCACGCTTTCGCTCCTCAGCGTCAGTATCGGCCCAGAGATCCGCCTTCGCCACCGGTGTTCCTCCTGATATCTGCGCATTTCACCGCTACACCAGGAATTCCGATCTCCCCTACCGAACTCTAGCCTGCCCGTATCGACTGCAGACCCGGGGTTAAGCCCCGGGCTTTCACAACCGACGTGACAAGCCGCCTACGAGCTCTTTACGCCCAATAATTCCGGACAACGCTTGCGCCCTACGTATTACCGCGGCTGCTGGCACGTAGTTAGCCGGCGCTTCTTCTGCAGGTACCGTCACTTTCGCTTCTTCCCTGCTGAAAGAGGTTTACAACCCGAAGGCCGTCATCCCTCACGCGGCGTCGCTGCATCAGGCTTTCGCCCATTGTGCAATATTCCCCACTGCTGCCTCCCGTAGGAGTCTGGGCCGTGTCTCAGTCCCAGTGTGGCCGGTCGCCCTCTCAGGCCGGCTACCCGTCGTCGCCTTGGTGAGCCATTACCTCACCAACTAGCTGATAGGCCGCGGGCTCATCCTGCACCGCCGGAGCTTTCGACCCTCACAGATGCCTGCGAGGTTCAGTATCCGGTATTAGACCCCGTTTCCAGGGCTTGTCCCAGAGTGCAGGGCAGATTGCCCACGTGTTACTCACCCGTTCGCCACTAATCCCCACCGAAGTGGTTCATCGTTCGACTTGCATGTGTTAAGCACGCCGCCAGCGTTCGTCCTGAGCCAGGATCAAACTCTCCGTGAATGTTTACCCGTAATCGGGTGACACCACGAGAGCGGAACGGTCGAAGGAATAATCCGACCGTCCACAGCGTCCTCGCTGTGTGTATTTCAAAGGAACCTCAACCTGAACCGGATGAACCGATCAGGCCGGAGGTATCAACATATCTGGCGTTGACTTTTGGCACGCTGTTGAGTTCTCAAGGAACGGACGCTTCCTTTGTACTCACCCTCTCGGGCTTTCCTCCGGGCGCTTCCCTTCGGTCTTGCGTTTCCGACTCTATCAGATCTTTCCGATCCGATTTCCTCGGTGCTTTCCAGGTTCCCGCTTTCGCGTTTCCCTTTCCGGCGGTTCCGACTCTATCAGATCCTTTCGGGCTCTGATTCCCCGTCAGAGGGGGTTGTCTTCCCGGCCCTCGGGCCGTTCCGACGTCCCAAACCTTAGCGGACTGTCTCGGTGTTTCCCAATCGGGGGCTACCGGGCCGTCGAGCGACAATCGGAATTGAATTCGGACATGCCGAAGTCATTCCCACTGGGGGCTCGTGCTGGTGGTTTGGGTGCCGCTGCTGCGGCGGAGGTGCTACCGCAGAACCGTTACGGTGCCGTGGCAACCCGAAGAACTGTACGGACCCCGTAGTGGGCTGTCAACCATCTCTGTCAAGATCTTTATTCGAGGTCGCTGAGCCGGCCGCCCGCGTCGGGCTGGGCGTGCTCGACCCGGCGCAGGAGGCGGGTGAGCACCTCGCCGAGCGCGGTCCGGTCGTCCGGGGAGAGGTCCTGGAGCAGGTCCTCCTCGAAGACCGAGGCGAGGCGCATGGCCTCCAGCCACTTCTCGCGCCCCTCCGACGTCAGCTCGACGATGACGCGGACCCGGTTCGACTCGTCGCGCTCCCGGGTGACCAGGCCCTCGGTCACCATGCGGTCGATGCGGTGGGTCATCGCCGCGGGGGTCAGGCCGAGGCGCTTGGCGAGGTCGCCGGGGCCCAGCCGGTAGGGGGCGCCGGAGAGGACCAGCGCCTTCAGTACTTCCCAGTCGGTGTTGCTGATGCCCAGCTCGGCGGTCTGCCGGCCGTACGCGACGTTCATGCGGCGGTTGAGGCGGGACAGCGCCGAGACGATCTTCTCGACCTGGGGGTCGAGGTCCTGGAACTCGCGCTGGTAGGCGGCGATCTGTTCTTCGAGTGGCGGTTCGCCGGCGCCGGAGGTGTCGCCCATGGCCGCAGTATGGCACGCCGCTCCTTTGCCTTGAAGTCCTTCACTATGTACTCTTTACCTTCGAACTTTAGCTTCTAAGTCTTCAGCTCTAACGGCTGGAGCGATCGACCCAAGAGAGGGTGAACGTGACCAGGGCAATGGGCGCCGCGATGCGCCGGATTCACGTGGGCAACGCACTCAGCGCGTTCGGACTCGGCTTCACCGTCCCCTACCTGTACGTCTATGTGGCGCAGGTCCGGGGGCTCGGCTCCATGACGGCGGGTCTCGTGCTCGCCGTCTTCGCGGTGGCCGCGCTGATCGTGCTGCCGTTCGCCGGGCGGGCCATCGTCCGGCGGGGCCCGCTGCCGGTGCTGCTCATCGCCCTGGTCACCGCCGCGCTCGGTGCGCTGAGCCTGGGGCTCTCGGCCTCGGCGGCCACCGTGCTGCTGTCCGCCGCCGCGCTGGGCGCGGGGCAGGCCGTGATGCAGCCGGCGCTCGCGACGATGATCGTGGACTGCTCCACGACGGAGACCCGGTCGCGGGCCTTCGCCATGCAGTTCTTCCTGCAGAACCTGGGACTCGGCGTCGGCGGACTCATCGGCGGTCACCTGGTCGACACCACCAGCGCCTCGTCCTTCACGCTGCTGTTCGCGATCGAGGCGGCCATGTTCCTGGTGCTGGTCGCGGTGATGGCCACCGTACGGGCGCCGCGCGCCCCGCACGTGGAGGCCGTCCCGGGCCGGGCCGCCGGGGGCAGCTGGAAGCAGCTGCTGGGCAACCGCGCGATGGTGCAGCTGTGCGTACTGGGCTTCGTGCTGTTCTTCGCCTGCTACGGACAGTTCGAGTCGGGGCTGAGCGCGTACGGCGTCGAGGCCGCCGGGATCACCACGTCCGCGCTGGGGACCGCGCTGGCCGCGAACACGCTGATGATCGTGATCGCGCAGTTCGCGGTACTGAAGTTCGTGGAGCGGCGGAAGCGGTCGCGCGTGATCGCCGCCGTGGGTCTGATCTGGGCCGTGGCGTGGGCCGTGGCCGGGTACGCCGGGCTCGGGCACGGCAGCCAGACGATGGCGACGGCCGCCTTCATCTCGACGTACGCGCTGTTCGGTCTGGGTGAGGCGATGCTGTCGCCGACGCTGGCCCCGCTGGTGGCGGACCTGGCGCCGACCGGGCTGGCCGGGCAGTACAACTCCGCCTTCGCCCTGGTGAAGCAGCTCGCGCTGGCGATCGGGCCGGCGGTCGGCGGGCCGCTCGGGGCCTCGCTGCACGCGCCGTACATCGTGGCGTTCCTGTTGTTCTCGCTGGGCATCACGGTGCTGGCGGTGCGGCTGGGGCGGCAGCTGACCGACGTACAGAACCAGCCGTCGCTGGCGCGGAGCCGGGTGGTCACGCAGGGCCGGGCGCCCGCGGACGCGGTGGCGGCCGCGGAGGCGTGAGCCGGGTGTGAAGCCGTGGCGGGCTCCCGTCCGTCACGGCTTCGGCAGGACGAACTCGCACCAGACGGCCTTGCCGCCGCCGGGTGTGCGCCGGGACCCCCAGTTGGTGGCGATGGTCGCGACGATGGCGATGCCCCGGCCGGACTCGTCCCCGGGCTCCGCGCGGCGGCGCCTGGGCAGGTGGTCGTCGCCGTCGGTGACCTCGATGATCAGGCGGCGGTCGGTGCGGCGCAGGCGCAGCCGCATGGGCGGCGTGCCGTGCTGGAGGGAGTTGGCGACCAGTTCGCTGGTGGCCAGGACGCCCAGATCGTGCAGGTCGGTGGGGAAGCGCCAGCTGGTCAGTACGCCGGAGGCGAAGGCACGCGCGCGTGGGGCCGCTTCCACGCCGCCGAGCAGTTCGAGGGCGGCGTTGCGGAACAGTTCGGCGTCCGCGCCGGTGCGCGCGGGGTGCTGGAGGACCAGGACGGCGACGTCGTCGTCGTGGTCCGGGGTGACGCCCGCGGAGCGGACCAGGCGGTCGCAGATCACCTGCGGGGTGCCGGTCGCGCCGGACAGGGCGCGCTCCAGGGCGGCGATGCCCTCGTCCAGGTCCTCGTCGCGGCGTTCCACCAGGCCGTCGGTGTAGAGGACGGCGGTGGAGCCGGGGGTCAGGGAGATCGAGCCGGACGTGTGCACCCAGCCGCCGGTGCCGAGCGGCGGGCCGGTGGGCTCGTCGGCGCGCTGGACGGTGCCGTTCTCGTCGCGGACCAGGATGGGCAGGTGCCCGGCGGACGCGTAGACCAGCCGTCCCTCGTTCGGGTCGTGGATGGCGTAGACGCAGGTGGCGATCTGGTTGGCGTCGATCTCGGTGGCGAGGCCGTCGAGGAGCTGGAGCACTTCGTGCGGGGGCAGGTCGAGGCGGGCGTAGGCCCTGACCGCCGTACGGAGCTGGCCCATGACGGCCGCCGCGCGGACGCCTCTGCCCATGACGTCGCCGATGACCAGGGCGGTGCGGCCGCCGCCGAGGGTGATCACGTCGTACCAGTCGCCGCCGACCGCGGCCTCGGTGCCGCCGGGGTGGTAGGTGGCGGCGACGCGCAGGTCGTCGGGCTCCTCCAGTTCCTGCGGGAGCAGGGAGCGCTGGAGGGTGACGGCGGTTTCGCGCTGGCGGCGCTCGCTCGCGCGAAGGCGGGCCGCGGCCTCGGCGTGGTCGGTGACGTCGGTGGCGAAGACCAGAACGCCGCGGTCGCCGCTGCCGTCCTCGGTGACCGGGGTGCAGGTGAAGGTGTAGGAGCGGCCGTCGGGGGTCTTGCGGGACTTGAGGGTGCGGGGCCGGCCGCTGCGCTGGACCTGGTCCAGGAGCGGGAAGAGGCCCGGCTCGTCCAGCTCGGGGAGGGCCTCGCGGGCGCGTGCGCCCAGGTCGCGCATGCCGAAGGCGGCGACATAGGCGTCGTTGACGTAGGCGAGGCGGTGGTCGGGGCCGTGCACGAGGGCGACGAGGGCCGGGACGCGGTCGAGGACGTCGCGCACGGGCAGGTCGTCCACGGCGGGGACGGGCGGGGCCTCCTCGGTCAGCTGCTCGACGCGGGCGGCGGGGACGGAGCCGTCGCTCCGCCGGTCGGGGGAGACCGTCGTGTCGGTCCGCGCTGCGGCGCGGCGCTGCGTTCCGGGGAGTCGGGCGCTCCAGCGCGTGAAGTTCACGAATCCTTGCCTCGTGTAGTTGTCGGCGGCCGGAGACCGGGACGGCCGGGACCGGCCGGGGCCCCGGGGGCCGCGCGGGGCGAGCGGCGGCGCGCCCGCGGTGGTGGACCAGTCTGGCAGGGTGCCGGCCTGGCCGACATCCGTCAGACGCGTCAGTCGGCGGGGGAGTTCCGGACTCCGGTCAGGACGACCCCTTCGGGTTGTGCGGCGGTTCCTGGGAAGGCTTTCCACCGGCCGCGAGTTCGAACTCCGCTCGAGGATGTTCGAGTGAACCCAGGGAGACGATCTCCCGTTTGAAGAGTCCGGCGAGGGCCCATTCGGCCAGCACGCGCGCCTTGCGGTTGACGGTGGGGACGCGGCTGAGGTGGTACGCGCGGTGCATGAACCACGCGGGGTAGCCCTTCAGCTTGCGTCCGTAGACGTGCGCGACGCCCTTGTGGAAGCCGAGGGAGGCGACGGAACCGGCGTATGTGTGCGCGTACGTGTCGAGGGGCTCGCCACGCAGGGCGTGCGTGACGTTGTCGGCGAGGACCTTGGCCTGGCGGACGGCGTGCTGGGCGTTGGGGGCGCACTCCCGCCCGGGGTCGGACGCGGTGACGTCCGGGACGGCGGCGGCGTCTCCCGCCGCCCACGCGTGCGGGGCGCCGTCGACCGACAGGTGGGCGGTGCAGGTGAGGCGGCCGCGGCCGTCGAGGGGCAGGTCGGTGGCGGCGAGGATCGGGTGGGGTTTGACGCCGGCCGTCCAGACGACCGTGCGGGTGGGGAAGCGGGAGCCGTCGCTGAGGACGGCGACGCGGTCGGCGCAGGAGTCCAGGCGGGTGTCCAGGCGTACGTCGATGTTGCGGCGGCGCAGTTCGGTGACCGTGTAGCGGCCCAGGTCCTCGCCGACCTCGGGCAGGATGCGGCCCGATGCCTCGACGAGGATCCACTTCATGTCCTCGGGGGTGACGTTGTGGTAGTACCGCGCGGCGTAACGGGCCATGTCCTCCAGCTCGCCCAGGGCCTCCACGCCCGCGTAGCCGCCGCCGACGAACACGAAGGTGAGGGCGGCGTCGCGGATGGCGGGGTCGCGGGTGGAGGAGGCGATGTCCATCTGTTCGAGTACGTGGTTGCGCAGGCCGATGGCCTCCTCGAGCGTCTTGAAGCCGACGCCGTGGTCGGCGAGGCCGGGGACGGGCAGGGTGCGGGAGACCGAGCCGGGCGCGAGGACGAGTTCGTCGTAGGTCAGCCGGCGGGCGCCGGTGCTCTCCTCGTCGGTGGCGAGGGTGGTGATGGTGGCGGTGCGTGTCGTGTGGTCGATGGACCGGGCCTCGCCGATGACGAGGCGGCACTGGCCGAGGAGGCGGCGCAGGGGCACGACGACGTGCCGCGGGGAGATGGAGCCGGCCGCCGCCTCTGGCAGAAAGGGCTGGTACGTCATGTAGGGGTCGGGGGTGACGACCGTGATCTCGGCTTCGCCCCGCCGGAGTTCACCCCTGAGGTTCCGCTGCAGACGCAGAGCCGTGTACATCCCGACGTAGCCACCGCCGACAACGAGAATGCGCGCACGTTCCTTCACCATCCCATGACGCACCCGGCGCTTGCGTTTGTCCACAGGCTCGTCGATTTGTGTGACCGGAGATCGCGGAGGCGCGGCCAGGGCCGCGGAACCGTGGTGAGGTGCGGTCGTGCAGGTCAGCGGGGGTGGAGGCGGGGGCGGCCGACGGCACATTCGGGGCGTATGTGATCCGTGCTCCGATCGGGGGGCGCTCCGTGCGGAACGTGCCCCTTCTGAATTGACCCTCGCTCAACTATGTTCTTTCCGACGGGGTGCAGGGGGATGCGCTCACCGGGTCCGCGACGGGCGGACCGCGGAAGTGGCCAGTTCCGCACACTCCGGCTTTCGATGGCGGGGAGAGTCTCCGGGGGGAGACGTCATTACCGGGGGATTGTCTATGCATGTTCAGGACTCTCATTGGTCGTCCGCGTCGGCTGTCGCGCCCGGTGGCGCGATGAGTGCGGCGGCGGGTGGCGGACGCGGGGACGCGGCACGGAACGCTCCGTTGCGCGTGGACGCCCAGCGCAATCTGGAGCACGTCCTGCGCGCGGCCCGCGAGGTCTTCGGCGAGCTGGGTTACGGCGCGCCCATGGAGGACGTGGCGCGACGCGCCCGGGTCGGTGTCGGCACCGTGTACCGGCGCTTTCCGAGCAAGGACGTGCTGGTCCGGCGGATAGCCGAGGAGGAGACGGCGCGGCTGACCGACCAGGCCCGGGCGGCGCTCGGGCAGGAGGACGAACCGTGGTCGGCGCTGTCCCGCTTCCTGCGTACGTCGGTGGCCTCGGGCGCCGGCCGGCTGCTGCCGCCGCAGGTCCTGCGGGTCGGGGTGTCGGACTCCGCAAGCGACGGTGCGGGCGGTGACGGCGCCGCCGTTCCGGCCGGTGAGCCGCGGGTGCCGCAGCAGCGGATACAGCCGGGCTCGGGCGAGCTGCGGCTGGTGTCGGAGGAGCACGGTCCTGCCGGTGCGGCGGCCGATGCCGCGGCGTCCGTGGAGGTCGATCACGGTGCGGCGGCGCTGCTGGAGGTCGTGGGCCGGCTCGTGGAGCGGGCCCGTGCGGCGGGCGAACTGCGGCCGGGCGTCTCGGTGTCGGACGTGCTGCTGGTGATAGCCACGGCGGCGCCCTCGCTGCCGGACCCGGCGCAGCAGGCGGCGGCCTCGGCCCGGCTGCTGGACATCCTGCTGGAGGGGCTGCGGTCGCGTCCCTCCTGAACCGCGGCGGCCGT
The Streptomyces sp. NBC_01723 genome window above contains:
- a CDS encoding ATP-binding SpoIIE family protein phosphatase, giving the protein MNFTRWSARLPGTQRRAAARTDTTVSPDRRSDGSVPAARVEQLTEEAPPVPAVDDLPVRDVLDRVPALVALVHGPDHRLAYVNDAYVAAFGMRDLGARAREALPELDEPGLFPLLDQVQRSGRPRTLKSRKTPDGRSYTFTCTPVTEDGSGDRGVLVFATDVTDHAEAAARLRASERRQRETAVTLQRSLLPQELEEPDDLRVAATYHPGGTEAAVGGDWYDVITLGGGRTALVIGDVMGRGVRAAAVMGQLRTAVRAYARLDLPPHEVLQLLDGLATEIDANQIATCVYAIHDPNEGRLVYASAGHLPILVRDENGTVQRADEPTGPPLGTGGWVHTSGSISLTPGSTAVLYTDGLVERRDEDLDEGIAALERALSGATGTPQVICDRLVRSAGVTPDHDDDVAVLVLQHPARTGADAELFRNAALELLGGVEAAPRARAFASGVLTSWRFPTDLHDLGVLATSELVANSLQHGTPPMRLRLRRTDRRLIIEVTDGDDHLPRRRRAEPGDESGRGIAIVATIATNWGSRRTPGGGKAVWCEFVLPKP
- a CDS encoding MFS transporter, with the protein product MGAAMRRIHVGNALSAFGLGFTVPYLYVYVAQVRGLGSMTAGLVLAVFAVAALIVLPFAGRAIVRRGPLPVLLIALVTAALGALSLGLSASAATVLLSAAALGAGQAVMQPALATMIVDCSTTETRSRAFAMQFFLQNLGLGVGGLIGGHLVDTTSASSFTLLFAIEAAMFLVLVAVMATVRAPRAPHVEAVPGRAAGGSWKQLLGNRAMVQLCVLGFVLFFACYGQFESGLSAYGVEAAGITTSALGTALAANTLMIVIAQFAVLKFVERRKRSRVIAAVGLIWAVAWAVAGYAGLGHGSQTMATAAFISTYALFGLGEAMLSPTLAPLVADLAPTGLAGQYNSAFALVKQLALAIGPAVGGPLGASLHAPYIVAFLLFSLGITVLAVRLGRQLTDVQNQPSLARSRVVTQGRAPADAVAAAEA
- a CDS encoding NAD(P)/FAD-dependent oxidoreductase, yielding MVKERARILVVGGGYVGMYTALRLQRNLRGELRRGEAEITVVTPDPYMTYQPFLPEAAAGSISPRHVVVPLRRLLGQCRLVIGEARSIDHTTRTATITTLATDEESTGARRLTYDELVLAPGSVSRTLPVPGLADHGVGFKTLEEAIGLRNHVLEQMDIASSTRDPAIRDAALTFVFVGGGYAGVEALGELEDMARYAARYYHNVTPEDMKWILVEASGRILPEVGEDLGRYTVTELRRRNIDVRLDTRLDSCADRVAVLSDGSRFPTRTVVWTAGVKPHPILAATDLPLDGRGRLTCTAHLSVDGAPHAWAAGDAAAVPDVTASDPGRECAPNAQHAVRQAKVLADNVTHALRGEPLDTYAHTYAGSVASLGFHKGVAHVYGRKLKGYPAWFMHRAYHLSRVPTVNRKARVLAEWALAGLFKREIVSLGSLEHPRAEFELAAGGKPSQEPPHNPKGSS
- a CDS encoding MarR family winged helix-turn-helix transcriptional regulator, which translates into the protein MGDTSGAGEPPLEEQIAAYQREFQDLDPQVEKIVSALSRLNRRMNVAYGRQTAELGISNTDWEVLKALVLSGAPYRLGPGDLAKRLGLTPAAMTHRIDRMVTEGLVTRERDESNRVRVIVELTSEGREKWLEAMRLASVFEEDLLQDLSPDDRTALGEVLTRLLRRVEHAQPDAGGRLSDLE
- a CDS encoding helix-turn-helix domain-containing protein, whose product is MHVQDSHWSSASAVAPGGAMSAAAGGGRGDAARNAPLRVDAQRNLEHVLRAAREVFGELGYGAPMEDVARRARVGVGTVYRRFPSKDVLVRRIAEEETARLTDQARAALGQEDEPWSALSRFLRTSVASGAGRLLPPQVLRVGVSDSASDGAGGDGAAVPAGEPRVPQQRIQPGSGELRLVSEEHGPAGAAADAAASVEVDHGAAALLEVVGRLVERARAAGELRPGVSVSDVLLVIATAAPSLPDPAQQAAASARLLDILLEGLRSRPS